The Actinosynnema mirum DSM 43827 genomic interval CCGCCTGGCGCTGCTGCTGGCCGCCGTCGCCGCGGGCACGTTCACGCTGATGGTCAACTCGCCGGTGGACCCGGTGAGCGCCTACGTCGGCGCGGACGTGGCGCGCCTGGGCCCCGAGCAGCGCGAGCTGATCGCCCAGCGCTGGGGCCTCGACGAGCCCGCGCCGCAGCGGTTCCTGTCCTGGCTGGGCAACCTGGTCCGGGGCGACTTCGGGTTCTCCCCGACGTTCAACCGCCCCGTGCTGGAGGTCGTCGGCGACCGGTTCACCGCGAGCCTGGGCCTGATGGCGCTGGCCTGGCTGCTGTCCGGGGTGCTCGGCTTCGCCCTCGGCGTCCTCGCGGGCGCCCGGCGCGGCAAGCCCACCGACCGGGTGATCACCTGGTGGGCGTACACGCTGGCGTCCGCCCCGGTGTTCTGGGTCGGCCTGCTGCTGCTCTACGTCTTCGCCGTGTCGCTGAACTGGGCCCCGGTGTGCTGCGCGGTGCCGATCGGCGTGCCCGCCGCCGAGGTCACCCTGCTGGACCGGCTCGGCCACCTCGCGCTGCCCGCGCTGACCCTGAGCGTGGTCGGCGTCGCGCCCGTCGTGCTGCACACCCGGCACGCCGTCGTCGAGGCGCTGGCCTCCGACCACGTCGCGTTCGCCCGCGCCCAGGGCGACCGGGGGATCGGCCTGGTCGTGAACCGGGTGCTGCGCAACGCCGCCGGTCCCGCGCTGCTGCTCCAGTTCGGCTCGCTCGGCGAGCTGTTCGGCGGCTCGGTGCTGGCCGAGCAGGTGTTCTCCTACCCCGGACTCGGGGCGGCGACCACGCAGGCGGCGATGTCCCAGGACGTGCCGCTGCTGCTGGGCATCGCCCTGTTCACCGCCGTGCTGGTGTTCGTCGGCAACACGATCGGAGACCGCGTGCACGCCGCCGTCGACCCGAGGGTCGCGCTCCGGGCCGGTGAGCGGTGAGCGCCCTGACCGCCGACCGCCGCACCCGGACCCTGGTGCTGCTGGGCTGCTCCCTGCTGGTCGTCGCGGCCGTGCTGGTCGCGGGCTCCCTGGCCGGCGACGCCGCGCAGACCACCGCGCTGTCCCAGCGCAACCAGCCGCCGTCCGCCGCGCACTGGTTCGGCACCGACTGGCTGGGCCGCGACGTGCTGGCCAGGACCCTGTCCGGGCTGCGGTTGAGCCTGCTGGTCGGCACCTGCGCGGCGGCGATCTCCGCGCTGGTCGCCCTGGTGCTGGCGTGCCTGGCCACG includes:
- a CDS encoding ABC transporter permease; the protein is MLNPDETGGLGGAAKLGAAGEPGDGIDRPDEQAARQGRSRGARTPVVRVVAKLGRLALLLAAVAAGTFTLMVNSPVDPVSAYVGADVARLGPEQRELIAQRWGLDEPAPQRFLSWLGNLVRGDFGFSPTFNRPVLEVVGDRFTASLGLMALAWLLSGVLGFALGVLAGARRGKPTDRVITWWAYTLASAPVFWVGLLLLYVFAVSLNWAPVCCAVPIGVPAAEVTLLDRLGHLALPALTLSVVGVAPVVLHTRHAVVEALASDHVAFARAQGDRGIGLVVNRVLRNAAGPALLLQFGSLGELFGGSVLAEQVFSYPGLGAATTQAAMSQDVPLLLGIALFTAVLVFVGNTIGDRVHAAVDPRVALRAGER